In BD1-7 clade bacterium, one genomic interval encodes:
- a CDS encoding putative protein: MAKTLYPYKTVGLDYFERAPFSVTVKQSMQCSMPALVESLAGDESWLTWAKGLRAITWHNKTPDMIGSTRRVEMVGNDIVEETFFHWDPTGRIAFYVTEGSLKPVNVFAENYVFKQVDAQTIELEWTVAIEASGIAGFMMKMFKPVMKMMFQGWLKNLKKQMENA; the protein is encoded by the coding sequence ATGGCTAAAACCTTGTACCCCTATAAAACCGTTGGATTGGACTATTTCGAACGCGCGCCGTTTTCGGTAACTGTCAAACAATCGATGCAATGCAGCATGCCCGCCTTGGTTGAAAGCTTAGCCGGTGATGAATCTTGGTTGACCTGGGCCAAAGGGCTTCGCGCGATTACCTGGCATAACAAAACACCGGATATGATCGGCTCGACACGCCGTGTAGAAATGGTCGGTAACGACATCGTCGAAGAGACCTTCTTTCATTGGGACCCAACCGGGCGCATTGCATTTTACGTCACCGAAGGCAGCCTAAAGCCGGTTAATGTCTTCGCCGAAAACTACGTGTTTAAACAAGTGGATGCTCAAACCATCGAACTTGAATGGACGGTAGCGATTGAAGCGTCCGGTATTGCGGGTTTTATGATGAAGATGTTTAAACCCGTGATGAAAATGATGTTTCAAGGCTGGCTTAAAAACCTGAAAAAGCAGATGGAAAACGCCTAA
- the ydaF gene encoding Putative ribosomal N-acetyltransferase YdaF yields the protein MLKGNNIHIRAIREADLDELARHLNDIEGRGEFLPTIMVSNAELHRQYNEDGFISEASSRFLITDHSGHILGSVWAFKSVPYFDAMEVGYHIFEPQNCGKGFASEALRLFTDFLFESQQINRVEVRVSTENTASENVAKKIGFVYEGTNREAAFSKGKLFDMHMYSIIRRDWQQV from the coding sequence ATGCTCAAAGGAAACAACATTCACATTCGCGCCATCCGGGAGGCTGATCTCGACGAACTCGCGAGGCACCTCAATGATATTGAGGGCCGTGGCGAGTTTTTGCCGACAATCATGGTTTCTAACGCAGAACTACACCGCCAATACAACGAAGATGGCTTTATATCAGAGGCATCCTCACGTTTTTTGATCACTGATCATTCAGGCCACATTCTCGGTTCCGTATGGGCCTTTAAGTCAGTACCCTACTTTGATGCGATGGAAGTGGGATATCACATATTCGAGCCACAGAACTGCGGCAAGGGCTTCGCCAGCGAAGCCTTACGTTTGTTTACTGATTTTTTATTTGAGTCACAACAGATAAACCGCGTCGAGGTTCGCGTGTCGACCGAGAATACTGCATCAGAAAACGTCGCTAAAAAAATCGGTTTTGTCTATGAAGGAACCAATAGAGAGGCCGCCTTCTCGAAAGGCAAGCTCTTTGATATGCACATGTATTCGATAATACGAAGAGACTGGCAACAGGTATAA